From a single Apium graveolens cultivar Ventura chromosome 2, ASM990537v1, whole genome shotgun sequence genomic region:
- the LOC141697571 gene encoding uncharacterized protein LOC141697571 — MARICKEPIQKANVLRIAEPPHLPTQIVHPRAQTFNLMMKDAVQNTDVEACTLAINSVEVKMLMDSGATNLFISKSIIDRLNCVAYPLESNLIIEVENQERVTADRTCSNCDIIIEGRHFSADLILLKLGEFDIFFGMDWLANHDTQIECRNKKVKLRTKDGAEVIFQGKKQDKKFLTATQTRRLLRQGCEAYLAYVKDVEKESLKIEDIPMVKEFPDVFPDKLTGLPPDQEIEFTIDLAPGMEPVSKAPYRMAPIEMKELAKQLQELLDKGVI, encoded by the coding sequence ATGGCAAGAATTTGCAAGGAGCCTATTCAGAAGGcaaatgttcttaggattgctgaACCACCGCATCTACCAACACAAATAGTCCACCCAAGGGCGCAAACGTTTAATTTGATGATGAAAGATGCAGTGCAGAATACAGATGTGGAAGCATGTACGCTTGCTATAAATTCAGTAGAAGTCAAAatgttaatggattctggagctactaatttatttatttctaaaagTATTATTGATAGactaaattgtgttgcgtaccctttAGAATCTAATCTGATTATAGAAGTAGAAAATCAGGAAAGAGTTACCGCCGATAGGACTTGTTCAAATTGCGATATcattatagaaggtcggcacttttctgctgacctAATTCTGTtgaagttaggagaatttgacatttttttcggaatggattggttagcaaaCCACGATACGCAAATCGAGTGTagaaataagaaagtgaaattgagAACCAAGGATGGAGCTGAAGTGATATTTCAGGGAAAGAAGCAGGATAAGAAGTTTCTAACGGCAACTCAGACAAGAAGattattacgacaaggatgcgaagcttatttggctTACGTAAAGGACGTGGAGAAGGAATCCTTAAAGATTGAGGACATTCCTATGGTTAAAGAGTTTCCTGATGTGTTTCCTGATAAATTAactggactacctccagatcaAGAGATTGAATtcacgattgatttggctcctggaatggaaccagtttcgaaagcccCTTATCGAATGGCGCCCattgaaatgaaggaactagcgAAGCAActgcaagaattgttagataaaggagtTATTTGA